A single genomic interval of Natator depressus isolate rNatDep1 chromosome 14, rNatDep2.hap1, whole genome shotgun sequence harbors:
- the LOC141998729 gene encoding butyrophilin subfamily 1 member A1-like, translating to MPGARHPHCSAALLSAILLLHVQAAATVSFQVLVPSGPLSAPLGGTVLLPCHLSPALSAQAMQVKWSRPQLGQDVHVYLPDGSEVQGERYRGRTELLRDGIQSGSLALRIWNLTLRDEGRYLCDFQSDTYFSDAALELRLMSSGLDPLLHVSVYKDKGVSVTCLSAGWYPEPNVLWRNSHKKILSPESEQKLRSDNGLFNVSSTVVMTKSSDPALTCALSPGLPGPEKVSAIFISDTFFPRVSSWRVPLYLILTICVCFLPLASLYLWRIHKEKGAMYTLLKGSHGRPSWKEAFLKAADVTLDPRTAHPSLELSADRKSLKNIGTRQSLPNGLGRFDVYSCVLGSDGYELGTHYWDVEVASTGGWALGVTRESVSRKGWFNFSPKQGTWAIQLSRGQYRVVTAEWSPLDLLQSPGKIRVYLDYEGGVVCFYDADTMAPLHAFTALFTGKIYPFFWVWSVGTSLRLCS from the exons ATGCCGGGAGCCCGTCACCCACACTGCAGTGCTGCCCTGCTCTCAGCCATCCTCCTCCTGCACGTTCAGGCTGCAGCAACCG tGAGTTTCCAGGTTCTGGTTCCCTCCGGTCCCCTCTCTGCTCCACTGGGGGGCACCGTGCTGCTGCCCTGCCACCTCTCCCCTGCACTCAGTGCCCAGGCCATGCAGGTGAAATGGAGCCGGCCCCAGCTAGGCCAGGATGTCCACGTGTACCTGCCGGACGGGAGCGAGGTGCAGGGTGAGAGGTACCGGGGCAGGACGGAGCTCCTGCGGGACGGGATCCAGAGTGGCAGCCTGGCCCTGCGGATCTGGAACCTCACCCTGCGGGACGAAGGACGCTACCTCTGTGACTTCCAGTCTGACACCTACTTCAGCGATGCTGCGTTGGAGCTCCGCCTGATGA GCTCTGGCTTGGATCCCCTCCTCCACGTCAGTGTGTACAAGGACAAGGGGGTCTCGGTCACATGTCTCTCTGCAGGGTGGTACCCGGAGCCCAATGTGCTCTGGAGAAACAGCCATAAAAAAATCCTGAGTCCCGAGTCCGAACAGAAACTGCGAAGTGACAACGGCTTATTCAACGTCTCCAGCACCGTGGTGATGACCAAGAGCTCAGATCCAGCACTGACCTGCGCCCTCAGCCCTGGCTTGCCCGGCCCAGAGAAAGTATCGGCCATTTTCATTTCCG aCACTTTCTTCCCCAGAGTTTCCTCTTGGCGGGTCCCCCTCTATCTCATCCTGACGATATGCGTTTGCTTCCTCCCCTTGGCTTCCCTCTACCTATGGAGGATTCACAAAGAGAAAG GTGCCATGTACACACTGCTAA AGGGAAGCCACGGTAGACCAA GTTGGAAAGAAGCATTTCTCAAAGCCG CGGACGTGACCCTGGACCCAAGAACAGCTCACCCCAGTCTGGAGCTGTCTGCAGACAGGAAAAGCCTAAAGAACATAGGTACAAGACAATCACTGCCTAATGGCCTGGGGAGATTCGACGTTTACTCGTGCGTGCTGGGCTCCGATGGCTATGAGTTGGGGACGCATTACTGGGATGTGGAGGTggccagcacagggggctgggctctgggtgtCACCAGGGAGTCTGTCAGCAGGAAGGGATGGTTCAATTTCAGCCCCAAGCAAGGCACATGGGCCATCCAGCTCTCCAGGGGCCAATACCGGGTAGTCACTGCAGAATGGAGCCCGCTGGACCTGCTGCAGAGCCCTGGCAAGATCAGAGTGTATCTGGACTATGAAGGAGGGGTTGTGTGCTTCTATGATGCTGACACCATGGCCCCCCTCCACGCCTTCACTGCCCTCTTTACGGGGAAGATCTACCCATTCTTCTGGGTCTGGTCTGTAGGGACCTCCCTTAGACTATGTTCCTGA